CTGTCGAATTATGTTAGGCATGCGGTGGTTTATGAATAACAAGTAGTTAAATGATGCAAACAAATGACATTCATGCTGTTTTTAAGGCCTGATGCATGTGCATCCTTTAGATAGTGATAGCATTGTTGTACGCCCCAAAATGATGTTAACTATTGTCAAAGCCAGACAACGGGGCAATGAAATCTCACCATTCGGTGGGATTATCCAGATCCATTAGTAATTATCATTGGTACTTGTCGCAGTCAGCATGACACATGTCATGGGTCAATTGATTAGCCGAAATCAGCTTCATCAAATTCCTAAAACAATATAACACATGCCCATAGACTACGACCCTCCCCGGGGAGAACATTTCGACAATGGTGGAACGTACGCGGCATGGGAAAGGTAAACAGTCGGAAATCCACATATTCGATCACCCTAGAACTCAACGCTGTTTctataaaaacaaaagaatggcCTCTTCAGTTCGAAGATGGAGGAACCAGGCGTAGGAGCCCAGACTAACAAGGATACAAGCTTCCCAGGAAAAACATATGTCGCTCTcagttgtgatgatgatgctttGGCCGTGGGTAATTTTACTGCTAGTAAACATATTTGTGATGCTGAGGCTAATTTGGCTTGGGGAAAGTTGCTAATATTGACCCTGGGACTAGTAATTGTGCATCTAAATAGTGAGAGAAACAATCATTGCTCCCTATCAGAAAGTTACTGCTACGGTTACTTTAAGTGtgttttggaaaaatattactGTGGGCAACCTTGCGCAGTCTGCTAAATTGGACTTTCACCTACCTGTCAAGAATGGAGATAAACTTATCATAGTTCCTACCCCCAAGGTTGTAGCTAAGGGAAAGTCACATTTCAAACTGCCTTGTTGGATACTTCCTCGCCGCGAATGCATCCTTTTCGAATGCATCCTTTTACTTAGTAAGAGGTTTTATTTAGAAACTATGGGGGCAATGAGAACCTTctagatattaaaaaaatatatgataaattCCACATAAATACGTCGTTACAACAAGGGAATGTCTATTGCAGCATGGGTATTTACAAATCATATCTATGAATTTGCTTTCAACCTTTTGAGTAATCAATGTTGCAAAAACCTTTTATACTTACAAACCTAAACCCGTCCTTTACGAAGGTTCCTTGAGATCAAGGGTGGATTGAAGAATCAAACCTCTGACTTTCAGCTTACAGAATAATTCTTTAAGTCCCttaccaaataataataataataataataataagtctTTAAGTCCCTCAACCAGCCATCTAATCCATGGAGGTATTATGTTATAGAAGATGATATTAGTCAGTCAAATGAGATCTAAATAGTCGTACTATTGTCCTTTTTCGTTTGAACTTTTCTATCCTTATTACATATTATCCACGATCGGATGAAAaagtatagatttttttttataatttttaattatctttcaTATGATTGTGATTAAtacactgaaaaaaaaattggctaataaccctgtttttaacaatttttataattttctaagTTCAAATTCAAACTCGTTTTGCCTCCTCAATAAACTTTGTCATTTATTCCATAAATTGTATCTCCCTGTAGCCTTGTAGATTTGCGGTTGGTACAGTAACTTGCCAGTGCGCCCCGAACGATGTACATGAAATTCAGCGTCAACTGCTCTTGCTAGCGTTACAAGATTCGAAAAACGAATAGCAAGGGAGTTTGCAGATGAAGGACCTATTTGGTAATCGGTTAATTCTtggctatttcttttttttttctctagaaaagagaaaaaaaataaaaattcatttgataacgtcaactaatttttctactctcaggaacaattctaaaatcaagtctttttaatttaatttattttatttccttctatAGCTAGTTGTCAGGCTTGGCAATGGCAAGCAACCTGCCAAAGTTGACGTCGAGCGGCCTCACTATGGCTAGGTGAAGCTTGATCTTGCCGAGGGCCAAGGAGGTCATTGACTCTTATCTGGCTAATCGATGTCCATCACCAACCCCTAGCAATTAgtcaaaggaggaagaagaatagaaggaaaaaagcaagaaaaaaacagaaaaaaaatcataaaattatcaaaattttaaagaaattctaggtcacaaaatttgaggatCGCACCAAccacatttttgttctttttctatttcaataatataaattttatgtaattaccaAATGTGTTCAAATGCTTAGAATTTCGTCTGGCAAATATtgttatgaatatatatatatatatattatatttatttatgagcAAAAATTGTTTATAAGAATAAAATGGTTTCCAACACACCATGGGGAATGcaaacatataaaatttggaaagGTGTGAAGATCTATGTGTAAGAACATTATGTTAGACCACGTGGAAAGCCATGAAAAGCCATCGACTTAAATGACGTGATGAGAACTTACTCTTAAACAAGACTaggggcgcgtttggtaacgtttctgttcaaaaattgtttcggggaacagaaataaaaaaagtgtttctgttccggggaatagtttttgaacaaaagaacccgtttggtaagtgtaaaaaaaaatgttcttgaaataaaaaaagaacagaaacacgtttggtaactgcactcaatttctgttcctagaatagaaaaaaaaaaacagaaacacgtttggtaactatacaaaatttctgttttaaaattttcaaaaataatttttaaaaaaaaaagtaaagtttaaacttgatattgaattatcattctcatgaaatgctcattaattttattttgttcatggtgagtgaagacaaacattctgaacacGATCATATGTTATACTtggtagaaaattttgtaagtaaagtttgtatcaaattttttttgagtactttttatttttttttatttttataacatataaacttgatattgaattctcattctcatgaaatgctcatcaatttaattttgataatggtgagtgaagaaaaatattttcaacatggtcatatgtgcatacttaaaagaaaattttataagtaaaGTTCGTACAATAAGAACTAGCAAAAAGAAGAGTATCTTATACATCTCAACATGAACCCTTCCATACATgacatcacaataatgaagcaatatagttcattgttcaacttcattacagtgaatacttaaaaacaatattacaaaagtcaacaaatctcatgcatattgtgatcccttgccattttatttgcaatactTATCCTAAGCATGTTTATCCTAGATGCCTGCTCATCTGATGTTTCATATGCAACCTCCACTTCTATAGGTCCAAATGGATATTTCGGATCTCCATATATGGAAAAATTTCTGTCCATCCTATCTTGATCACGAACGTAATTATGAagagcacaacatgcaattacaacaagtgcttgcttccgaattgtaaatggaggcatatgtctcaaaatggtgaagcgattctttaatgcaccaaatgacctctcaattacatttcttaGTGAAGAATGTTATAGTTGAATAACTCTTTTGCTGTTTTTGGCCATCTCCCACTCCCTCTATATTCGCTGAGATGATATCGTTCATTtctaaattgagttaaaaaTCTCGGAAGTGCCGCATAACTGGAATCTACCACGTAGTATTTTCCtacaacatgatatatatatatatatatatatatatatatataaatttgttgtgatattcaaccataatataatcacaaatgtctatataaacaaagtaaataccaGGTGGTGGTCggggaaattgcaattgaggagtTTTGAGTGCTGCCTTCCCATCCAGCATAcacgaaagtaaatttcatatcaaatgagcaAACACACAACACGTTCTGGGTGGTAATCCCTCTCCTGCCTCTAAATCGAACCTGCTGAGACACCGGGATAATAGCATTTATATGGGTGCCATCCATAGCACCTACGTAGTCCTGCCAATTTATTACCAATCTAAGATTATATAAGATTATGAACTACATGTATTTGATGGTATAAAGTCGATATAGAAATCATACCTTGAAGTAGCGCTTATGACTAGGATCCATAAGAATTTCTTGTGGGATGACATCAAAGGACGGTGGTTTGATtatctcttttgaaagtttgataaTTGATTTCAATACTTTGTTGAAATACTCGCTGATCGTTTCTCCAGAATGttgaaatctctcacataaatctctatttgagcTACCGTGACAAACCAAAgataagaatatcccaatttgttcatctatttGAATATATCGACTATCTTTTAACCAACCTCTTactctcatcaaatcacataaattaagaaaaacatgtctctcCATCCTGAAGGCTTCATATATCTTATCTAGATGTCCATAAACAATCTCCATTATCCATTTGGATCCTGATAATTTGCTATCCCTAATGGGTTCTCTTGTATGCACGGACACGTCAATCACAACCGTGCACAACCACACTAGCAATATGTGAAGCTCATCATCATCCAAGAATTGTTCAACTTGTTCTACCTGTTCAATACATATACTATATGATCCCtcttccatagtacctataccataacaaaaatataaaaacatcaatataaattttgaaaatatatccaataacaatcaataacataagtcATAGTCTTAATAGAAGATGCCATTACATATAAGTACCAAGAGCTTCAACACTAATATCTTTAACTAAATATTAATAGATAACATAAGTTATACAATCTAATGAAACCCCATTCAATCCATAATATATTTCCAAACATCTACTAAAGATGATAAAGAAGTCCATCTCTCCTTTCAGGCAGGGATTTAATGAAAGCCACCCTCCATGAGGCACTATCGCATGCTCGTTCCACTGCTTTATTGTAAACATCTTGGTCTATCTCAGGCATACTAATTAGAATATCCATCACAGCAGCTACAGAGAAAGGGTCCATAGGTGATGGCATAACCTCAGAGGCTGTAGAGCCACTACCAGATTGACTTGACTTAACTTTCAAAAATTCTTGTATGGCTTTGCAAGTGTCATCAATACTGTTTTGGGtactcttccttctcctcttagtATTTGGAGTCCTATCCAATTTGTGCTTTCCACGAGTTGAAGTTGCAGCATTGTCTAATGTAAAGACTCTTTTATCAGTGTGGTGATCACCGAAGTCATCTGTATGGCCACCACTAGCATCACCATAGGCATTGCCACAATGTTGTCACCATATGCATTGCAACCATTGTTGTCACTGCCTACATTGCCATCACCATTGTCATCTTCCTCTGACACCGTCAAATCTTGAGCATTTCCAATGCCATATTCCCCAGTAGCATATGTACCACCAAATACAATACATAGCTTGAGATATTGGGGAAATCCATCATTCCTGAATTTTGCCCACTCTACATCCTCCtacaattttcacaataatgacatttcagcaatataatcatacattttaaaTTTACATATATAATGACATCAAAATGACCAAAAGGTTAAAAAAGATACCTTGATGTGAGATTCCCATATACTTGGATTGTCGACAACAACTCTTTTATTCACATTATCCCAACCAAATCCAGATTGAGACATAAGTTTCTGAAAACTGCTATACCGTTTTCTTAGTTTGTTTACCTTGTTCCTCAGCTGGACTATGCTATATTGGCATCCTGTTTGTCTAACGAATTCAGTCTGTATATTCCTCCACCTTGCTTTGTTGAAAGTAGAAGAGGTCCGATTTCCCTTTTTGACCTCATCCACCAACAAACCGATAAATAGGTTGGTTACAGACTCGGTCCACTTTGCACTGAATGTCTGTCTCTCAAATGCCATTTAATCTTTGACCGGTTGAGCAGCATATGAGTTATGAgttaaatcaataacataatactATATATGCCATACACAAAATCATTCTCAAGAGATGCAAGCGGAGAAGAACTACATAGTATAATGACAAAATTGACAATTCTTGAACTAACTTGTATAAAACAGATCATAAGTTGCATTTTGAGCTACAAGAACTACATAATACTATGACTagcaatgatcaatcaaacagaatgctcaaaataaaataaagagcaTTGTGAGAAACCTAAACAACTACTCTCTCCAACCTGTTTTTGAGCTACCATGTCAAAATATAGGTCATATTTCAAACACTACCATAAAAAGAAATGTGAAAAGTTCAATCTTGCTCCAAATGAACCTAAACAACTATTCTCTCAAACCTGTTTTTGAGCTGTGAAATCCAAATGATTAGCCTAAGCATTTCATTGTAATGTTAGATATAATATGCAACCATGAAATTCAGCCAACACAAGGCAACATTACCCTTGGTTCTTACCTTCAAACACAAAAAGAAGTTCTTGAGAGTGGCTCCTATCCTTCAGTCTTTCCTCTATATGTTTCTCACCTAGAGTTCCTCTCTGTCAAAAATATAGTTCTCATGGTGATTTTGGATGAGCTCATAGTTACTCAGCAtattacaaaagaaatttactGCTGGGTCACTCGAGCGAGCAGAGTGTTGCTGCTTTGCTCGCGATGCTCACTCAAGCGATCAAAGGAGCGACTCTTGCTCAAGCGAGTAGAGTAGCTCCAGCAAGTGTCGCTGTTCTGCCGAGCGAGTAGAGCAGCTTGAGCTCGGCAGAGCAGCTCCAGCGAGTAGAGCAGGGACGCTTGCTCGAGCGTCGCTGTGCTACTCTGCTCGCTCAGCAGAGTAGCGACACTCGCTCGAGCTAGCAGAGCAACTCGAATGAGCGTCGTTGCTCTACCGCTTGAGCGAGTGTCGCTACGCTGCTCTGCCAAGCAAGCAGAGCAGCTCGAGCTCGGCGGAGCAGCTCAGCTCGAGCAAGTGTCGCTGCTCTGCCGCTTGAGTGAGCGTCGCTGCTCTaccgagcgagcagagcagctcAAGCTCGGCAGAGCAGTGATGCTCACTTGAGCGAGTAGAGCAACTCGAGTGAGCGTCACTGCTCTGCCGAGTGACCAGAGCAGCTCGAGCTCGGCAAAGCAACTCCAGCGAGTAGCTGTTGCCTATATTTgtcgcagatctgggcgagcaatGCTCGCTTGGGGCTCAAGCATGAGGGCTCGCTCAAGCAAGCCtctcgcagatctgggcaagcgcTGGCTTGAGCGACCTGTTGCGCTCGAGCCCCGAGCAGCCGTTGCCTAGATCTGCGAGGGGTGGCTCTCGCCGAAGCCCTCGTTGAATGGAGAAGGAGGAGCATAAGAAACTTACCTCGATTCAGAAGCTTCAGCCGCTGAAGGAGCAGCAGCTATCGGCGTCGGAGAGTCAGCCGAGTGGAGAGGTGCCGGAGAGTCAGCGGAGTGGGGAGTCGCCGGAGAGTTAGCCGAGTGGGAGGTGCTGGAGAGTCAGTTGGTGGTGAACTTGTGAGAGACGCCGGAAAAGGGAGAGCGTTGTTTCGGGTAGGGCACGAACGAAAGGGAAAAGTGTTTCGTTTTTGTTCTATTCAACCCTTCAAGAatgtttctggaacagaaaagtaagtttttttttttgtttcttttttttgttccaattttgttccgggaaccaaaaaaaaaaaacaatttttgaatgaaaacgcaaacaaacgcatttttgttctttttttgttcctgagaacaaaaaaacaaaaaatctgttcttaaacagaaaaaagaaatgaaaacatgcaCGCCTTAGATGTCCAACGggacaaaacaaattttaaagaGGCTAGTGAAATCAGAAGCATGAGTTAATGTAGTTAAGTAATTATAGAAGGGCGAATCTTTTTGCCCATTTTGATAATCTATGAGTAAATAACCTACTTATAAAACAAAACTAGACCAAGATATGTGTCCATTTAATTGCTTATACAATGCCTCATGCGACAAAGCAAAAGCTTGTCTTGATACTTTATAATACTAACAAAATTGATGCCCATcctataattttctaattaattaattaaaagatgTAAAAAGATGCCCATTTAGGAATTATCTAATTAGGAAATTTAAGGAAATCTCTCCTATATTTGAAAATGTGGAAATGTGATTATTGTCCTAATGGACTGACCCATTGTTACTCCTTTTGTAAATTCTAATTAGGCAAGTCAAATTGGACGGATAAGTTTGACCGATCCGCCTATAAATGGTGACCGTGTGTGACTCTTAAAACCTCCTCTCTCAGGACTTCACAATCTCCTCTTATAGTGCAATTTCTAGGTTTCTGGTACTTCTGTCCTCTCCCTTGTCTCTTCATCTTCATGATCAAAATTGATCCCGTGGAACTCCTGTATCTTTTCGACCTTCtggattttcaatttcatttttgccTCCACTTTGGCAGGTGCAAGATTCGTAGCTGAAGATATTACACAAGAATGTCAGGGACAAGGACAGAGCATACTCATGGGACTGTCACTGAGATTTTCAGCTTTCAATATAGTAGATTGATCGTGATGACGATGGGTCGTGGCGCTGAACAGTTAGTCCCAGCTTGGCGAGTAGGGAACTTTGTGGTCAACCTCTATGTTCAAGCTATAACTCACATCATGATGACTACATGCTGCGTCGGTGACTTTCAATGGCCAGTGTCAAGAGACTCTCTCGTGATTCGAATTGGAGAGAGAAGCTTTGCTTTTGTGATGCTAGGGCTTATGTATGGTCTCCAGCTTcatgaagattgtgatgaagataCAGTGGACACTCTTGAGAGGGTTTTCATCAAGTTCAGTGACTACGCCAATCTCCTCGACGATGGAGCAAAAGGTAAAAATTCTCCCTTGCCCCAGCTTCCATCTTTTgcattttaggacttaatttgGTTTTCTGAGCACAAATGTTAAATGCCCGTTTTTCATTGAAATTGTTTCTCTtgataacaagaaaatttactGTAGAATAAAACTCCAGTACCATAGAGATTCCATTGGTTTCATGGATTATGTTAATGTACACTTGGAGGAATTCATGGGaaacaatcaatatattgaagTTGGCACATAACTTATTGGCCTTAGGCATAGACTTGGGCTCACTTTTGACGATCTCTTTAAATGAATGTATCAAGCTTCTATTGTATGCCTTAATAAATGGTGTCATTGTCGATAGTTGATTGGTGGCCAGTCCCAATGTATATTGGCATTGTTTGGTTTAGAGAAAGAGATCATGAGTGAAGGTGGATGATGGAGATTCATGTTAAGATATTTTGATGTAGAAtgatacttttatttttatttttttggggggtcttGACATTGGAGAATATTAAGATACACATTAGAAAATGTCTCATATTATAAAATTGATGTGGTAGAAAGTAGTCAATATATCTAAATTGGCCAATAATTCGTTAGTATAAACTTTTAAGTGAAGATGGGTCCAATTGGATATATTGACTAACTTAGAGTTGGCTTCCTCATGACGATCTCCCCGTATAAAGATCTCGATCTTTGCTCTCCTAATTGATTGGAAGCATAAGGCCAATATCTGGGTAAATAATTTAAACATAAGATTGATTGATGCAAATAGTATGGGAAAATTGAACACCTGCTGTGCCTATTTCATTCCTTTATAATTAAGTTGGTTCACAAGTTTCTATATTTCGATGtaggcacttttttttttaataaaaaaattattgtccatCCTTAAAggatttcatatatatatattcataaataGGAACACTAAATGAATCATGCGAAAAAAAATGCACGAAGTCATTGACTACTCTAACAACATTTTGCTTATTGTAGCCTTATAAACCTATCCCTTCTAGATGTCAAAAAGATGTTTTTTGCTCCAGAATTATTAGATTCTGTGAGAAGTTAGCTCTGTCGAATAAACGATAATTAATCAtgagtcttagaagatttt
Above is a window of Eucalyptus grandis isolate ANBG69807.140 chromosome 9, ASM1654582v1, whole genome shotgun sequence DNA encoding:
- the LOC104430983 gene encoding uncharacterized protein LOC104430983, coding for MAFERQTFSAKWTESVTNLFIGLLVDEVKKGNRTSSTFNKARWRNIQTEFVRQTGCQYSIVQLRNKVNKLRKRYSSFQKLMSQSGFGWDNVNKRVVVDNPSIWESHIKEDVEWAKFRNDGFPQYLKLCIVFGGTYATGEYGIGNAQDLTVSEEDDNGDGNVGSDNNGCNAYGDNIVAMPMVMLVVAIQMTSVITTLIKESLH